A window of Marispirochaeta aestuarii contains these coding sequences:
- a CDS encoding response regulator, translating into MANYRSSVSVWRVWFVSALVLFLFPLSGEDPAAKHIHKIEDPSSVAYQWEIIWNNGSEHRQLLEPGDILHFPQGSMPKQIRQRALFTVNPQFRNVGGFLLKTEVLGSLRVFLNGSLLDEQDSPISTGSVKQRRIALIDLPRDRINFNGVNEVFVDFDIQEQEAFVHDVQIARKNGLSNFINPRRINFFNAQLYTFFCIFMVYYTLIYFRVRRNEIFHLYIGAANLFFAFYFYRMAYEPFFLPPLLSFVISKAALPLAIGFCAVSFMEYFSIYERKWLRYLILLNSLVLSAIILVIPGNESEAYDVFSITLIPLVPVLIYIFHITVKAMLTGNPDARFIFAGIVIAVLFGLHDMVYAILKVTDSGNRLYAAPFMWLQGVGLFIFNLSIFTSLALRTMRARTELENYTSRVEDLVAQRTAELDAATERAETANRAKSDFLANVSHEMRTPLNAIMGFGEALSGSLGQDAGSRQYAELIVEESQRLSELIDQLLDISKIEAGKLDLIEEPFDVPELLRSIEEILRPKAEARGIGFSVELSPGLPRQVLGDGLRLRQVLINLLDNGIKFTSRGRVSLIADGEYESEEIVFLHFTVSDTGIGIKEADLKRLFDKFYQVEAGRTRSARGFGLGTAISKLIIDKMGGTIGVSSVYGEGTVFDVQVPMRCVESDGIFDPLVRPDSLVRMLPPPDCRILVVDDYPSNLTIAQHHLAEAGCRVACARGGAEALDLLLTREYDCVFMDISMPDMDGCEVVRRIRSSGISVPVIALTANAYSRDFAAYMEAGMNDILVKPFRRNELIDMAARWSSSGGDSASEDFFREDGNEPSHREIIDLSRLLSDFNNNKSFVRDLISGFIIDAEDRIARIRQGVSSMDDLVVHRESHAVKGAAYNLRAESVGAAAKLLEAEAKAGTMQNAPACLQEIESELKRLKDYLARIEMSGRNL; encoded by the coding sequence ATGGCGAATTATCGTTCTTCCGTTTCGGTCTGGCGGGTCTGGTTTGTCTCTGCTCTTGTACTCTTTCTTTTTCCCCTCTCGGGAGAAGATCCGGCGGCTAAACATATTCACAAAATAGAAGATCCGAGTTCTGTCGCGTATCAATGGGAGATCATCTGGAATAACGGCAGTGAGCACCGACAACTCCTCGAGCCCGGGGATATACTGCATTTTCCCCAGGGAAGTATGCCGAAACAGATACGGCAGCGCGCGCTGTTCACAGTGAACCCGCAGTTCCGAAACGTCGGCGGATTTCTGCTGAAAACGGAGGTGTTGGGTTCTTTGCGGGTTTTTCTGAATGGTTCTCTCCTCGATGAGCAGGACAGCCCGATTTCCACCGGAAGCGTAAAACAGAGGAGGATTGCGTTAATAGATCTGCCCCGGGACAGGATCAATTTTAACGGAGTGAACGAAGTTTTTGTGGATTTCGATATTCAGGAACAGGAAGCCTTTGTTCATGATGTCCAGATTGCCCGCAAGAACGGACTCTCCAATTTCATAAACCCCCGGCGTATTAATTTTTTTAACGCCCAGCTTTATACCTTTTTCTGTATCTTCATGGTCTACTATACGCTTATCTATTTCCGGGTGCGCCGTAACGAGATTTTTCATCTCTACATAGGAGCGGCCAATCTGTTCTTTGCCTTTTACTTCTATCGAATGGCCTATGAACCGTTTTTTCTTCCCCCCCTGCTCAGTTTTGTCATATCAAAGGCCGCGCTTCCCCTGGCGATCGGCTTTTGTGCCGTCTCCTTTATGGAATACTTTTCCATATACGAACGAAAGTGGCTGCGGTATCTGATTCTTCTCAACAGTCTGGTTCTCAGCGCCATAATTCTTGTTATTCCGGGAAATGAGTCCGAAGCCTACGACGTTTTCAGCATAACCCTCATTCCCCTGGTTCCGGTTCTGATTTATATCTTTCATATTACCGTCAAAGCCATGCTCACCGGTAATCCTGACGCCCGCTTTATATTCGCCGGAATCGTAATTGCCGTTCTTTTCGGGCTGCATGACATGGTTTATGCCATACTGAAGGTGACGGATTCCGGAAACAGACTGTATGCAGCTCCCTTCATGTGGCTTCAGGGGGTGGGGTTGTTTATTTTCAACCTCTCTATTTTTACCTCCCTTGCTCTCAGGACCATGCGGGCCAGAACGGAGCTGGAAAACTATACCTCCAGGGTCGAGGACCTTGTAGCTCAACGAACCGCTGAACTCGATGCTGCAACGGAGAGGGCAGAAACAGCAAACAGGGCGAAGAGTGATTTTCTCGCCAATGTCAGCCATGAGATGCGAACCCCCTTGAATGCGATAATGGGATTCGGAGAGGCCCTTTCCGGCTCTCTGGGGCAGGATGCAGGATCCCGTCAGTACGCGGAACTGATAGTCGAAGAGTCACAACGGCTTTCAGAACTCATCGATCAGCTCCTCGATATATCCAAGATAGAGGCGGGTAAACTCGACCTTATTGAGGAACCCTTTGATGTGCCCGAGCTTCTGCGGTCAATTGAGGAGATCCTGCGTCCCAAGGCGGAGGCCCGCGGCATAGGATTTTCTGTGGAACTCAGTCCGGGTCTGCCCCGTCAGGTTCTGGGTGATGGACTGAGACTTCGTCAGGTACTGATTAATCTTCTGGATAACGGTATCAAGTTCACCTCCCGGGGCAGGGTTTCGCTGATCGCCGACGGTGAATATGAATCAGAGGAGATCGTATTTCTGCATTTTACCGTCTCCGACACCGGCATCGGGATTAAAGAGGCCGATCTGAAACGGCTTTTCGACAAATTTTATCAGGTGGAGGCGGGGCGCACCCGGAGTGCCCGGGGCTTTGGCCTGGGCACAGCTATTTCCAAGCTGATTATTGATAAAATGGGCGGGACCATCGGGGTCTCCAGCGTATACGGGGAAGGGACAGTTTTTGATGTACAGGTTCCGATGCGTTGTGTCGAGTCTGACGGGATCTTCGATCCCCTGGTGAGACCGGATTCCCTTGTCCGTATGCTGCCTCCCCCTGACTGCCGAATCCTGGTCGTGGATGACTATCCAAGCAATCTCACGATTGCACAGCACCATTTAGCTGAAGCAGGCTGCCGGGTGGCATGTGCCCGGGGTGGGGCCGAAGCACTGGATCTGCTTCTTACCAGGGAATACGATTGTGTTTTTATGGATATTTCAATGCCGGATATGGACGGATGCGAGGTTGTCAGAAGGATCCGTTCCTCCGGTATTTCTGTTCCGGTAATCGCCCTTACGGCCAATGCCTATTCCAGGGACTTCGCTGCATATATGGAGGCCGGTATGAACGATATACTGGTAAAACCCTTCCGCCGGAATGAACTGATCGATATGGCGGCGCGCTGGAGCAGTTCCGGCGGAGATTCTGCTTCAGAGGATTTTTTCCGGGAGGATGGAAATGAGCCGTCGCACCGGGAAATCATAGATCTCTCACGACTCCTTTCTGATTTCAACAACAATAAAAGCTTCGTCCGGGATCTCATTTCCGGTTTTATTATCGACGCGGAGGATCGTATCGCGCGGATACGTCAGGGAGTCAGTTCGATGGACGATCTGGTCGTCCATCGGGAAAGCCATGCTGTAAAAGGGGCGGCCTATAATCTCCGGGCTGAAAGTGTCGGCGCCGCGGCTAAGCTCCTGGAGGCTGAAGCAAAAGCCGGTACGATGCAGAATGCTCCGGCCTGTCTGCAGGAAATCGAATCGGAGCTTAAGCGACTCAAGGACTATCTTGCGAGGATTGAGATGTCCGGCCGGAATCTCTGA
- a CDS encoding HD family phosphohydrolase gives MPAVRDAGALLKVIERLHSLKDVDIILENILHEARTFVRADAGTLYQLRDNQLYFAFIENDTLFHRGERENNKYLYTTRSIPANTKSIAGFVAETGQSLLIDDVYSIPGDVSFEFNPEFDRKSNYRTRSILAVPLKDTEGKILGVIQLINALDKTGNPVPFSQQDRLFISYFAQHAAMALEKAEFAKEMILRLVEISQLRDPHESRLHAQRVGEYSAALFDAFGARMGTPLVQRNRGKEALRLAALLHDIGKVGLDSELLSKGDEFSEDDKETMVWHTIYGARLFSRRSSVWDRVAFEVTLSHHERWDGNGYPGHVENIFSDTLKPGPGKTGKEIPLSGRIVAIADVFDALVSPRTYKDPWDEESAFLYIKTKAGKQFDPELVDVFLSIKDTIVSILQNTR, from the coding sequence ATGCCTGCTGTACGTGACGCCGGAGCTTTGCTTAAGGTTATTGAAAGACTGCATTCCCTCAAAGATGTTGATATTATCCTGGAAAACATTCTTCATGAAGCAAGAACTTTTGTCAGAGCCGATGCCGGGACTCTGTACCAGCTCAGGGATAATCAACTCTATTTTGCCTTTATAGAAAACGATACCCTCTTCCACCGGGGGGAACGGGAAAACAACAAGTACCTGTATACGACGCGCAGTATCCCGGCCAACACAAAATCCATTGCCGGGTTCGTTGCCGAGACAGGTCAGTCCCTGTTGATCGATGATGTGTATTCCATTCCGGGGGATGTCTCTTTTGAGTTCAATCCGGAGTTTGACAGGAAAAGCAACTATCGTACCCGGTCCATCCTTGCGGTTCCTCTGAAAGATACTGAAGGGAAAATCCTGGGGGTTATTCAGCTGATCAATGCCCTGGATAAAACAGGAAACCCTGTGCCCTTTTCTCAGCAGGACAGGCTTTTTATTTCCTACTTTGCCCAGCACGCTGCAATGGCCCTCGAGAAGGCCGAGTTTGCAAAAGAGATGATCCTGCGTCTTGTGGAGATATCCCAGCTGCGGGATCCCCACGAATCGCGTCTGCACGCCCAGAGAGTGGGGGAGTACTCCGCCGCTCTGTTTGACGCCTTCGGCGCCCGGATGGGTACGCCCCTGGTTCAGCGTAACAGAGGTAAGGAGGCCCTGCGGCTGGCAGCTCTGCTGCACGATATCGGCAAGGTCGGACTCGATTCCGAGCTTCTTTCAAAGGGAGATGAGTTTTCCGAGGATGACAAGGAGACAATGGTCTGGCATACCATTTACGGCGCCCGTCTCTTTTCCAGGCGCAGTTCCGTATGGGACAGGGTCGCGTTTGAGGTAACCCTCTCCCACCATGAACGCTGGGACGGGAACGGGTATCCCGGCCATGTCGAGAATATATTTTCCGACACCCTCAAACCGGGACCGGGAAAAACCGGTAAGGAGATTCCCCTCTCCGGCAGAATTGTGGCCATAGCAGATGTTTTTGATGCCCTGGTTTCTCCCCGCACCTACAAGGATCCCTGGGATGAAGAGTCGGCATTTTTATATATAAAGACCAAGGCGGGCAAACAGTTTGATCCTGAGCTTGTAGATGTTTTTCTCTCGATTAAAGATACCATCGTCAGCATTCTGCAAAATACACGGTGA
- a CDS encoding aldo/keto reductase yields the protein METRMLIEELKKNPAPGLGSAAFGVIHQGHQDDRDSLSALMTALDAGVRHIDTAAAYGSGHSETVIGRLIRRRPSVRDGLVLASKGGIKGSKKNFLKEIDNSRRRLGCEVVDIYYIHWPMEGVDPRPSLEALAEAREKRIIRYAGVSNFSPRQLRSAHAFIPLDACQFPYNLIWRNPETGLIPLCGELGIARVAYAALAQGFLTGKYPPGSRFPHGDHRERTAFFAEENARALGEGLKKLKGLCDAYNTALPVAALQWIVSREHIESGLVGARTASQAKENFILPAADPALLREIDNEGKEIAACFGNADTFFTFP from the coding sequence ATGGAGACACGCATGCTGATTGAGGAGTTGAAAAAGAATCCCGCGCCCGGGCTCGGAAGCGCCGCCTTCGGAGTGATCCACCAGGGACATCAGGACGACAGGGATTCCCTCTCTGCCCTTATGACAGCCCTGGATGCCGGGGTACGTCATATAGACACCGCCGCCGCCTATGGTTCCGGGCACAGCGAAACAGTTATCGGCAGGCTTATCCGCCGTCGTCCGTCAGTACGGGACGGACTTGTTCTGGCAAGCAAGGGCGGTATCAAGGGCAGCAAAAAAAACTTTTTAAAAGAGATAGACAACAGTCGCCGTCGGCTGGGATGCGAGGTGGTCGACATATATTACATCCACTGGCCCATGGAAGGGGTTGATCCCAGGCCCTCCCTGGAGGCGCTGGCTGAAGCCAGGGAGAAAAGGATCATCCGGTACGCAGGGGTCTCGAACTTCAGCCCCCGACAGCTGCGGTCGGCCCATGCATTCATTCCCCTTGATGCCTGCCAGTTCCCGTACAACCTGATCTGGAGGAACCCTGAAACCGGACTCATCCCCCTCTGCGGAGAGCTTGGTATTGCCCGCGTCGCCTACGCCGCTCTTGCCCAGGGTTTTCTTACGGGCAAATATCCGCCGGGGAGCCGGTTTCCCCACGGCGATCACCGGGAGAGAACAGCATTCTTTGCAGAAGAAAATGCCCGGGCTCTGGGGGAGGGACTCAAAAAACTCAAGGGCCTGTGTGATGCCTATAATACGGCACTCCCGGTCGCGGCATTGCAGTGGATTGTCAGCAGGGAGCACATCGAAAGCGGTTTAGTCGGCGCCCGTACTGCCAGCCAGGCGAAGGAGAATTTTATTCTGCCTGCAGCCGATCCAGCACTGCTTCGGGAAATTGACAATGAGGGTAAAGAGATTGCTGCCTGCTTTGGGAATGCAGATACCTTTTTTACCTTTCCCTGA
- a CDS encoding SDR family oxidoreductase, with protein sequence MERTALISGAARGIGFEIARVLLEANNYRVLLVDIDPDGGEKAQKTLSERFGSGRVDFIAADVASETEVELAVSRCKSAFGGVSLLVNNAAVRKPSPPADLSIEDWNRVLAVNLTGPFLMSRQCIPMLRASRGSIVNICSTRAFMSEPGTEAYSASKGGLASLTHALAVSLGPEVRVNSISPGWINSAGESLSLEDNRQHPAGRVGVPRDVASLVAYLASDQAGFITGQNFVVDGGMTRRMIYVD encoded by the coding sequence ATGGAAAGAACAGCCCTAATCAGCGGAGCAGCACGGGGGATCGGCTTTGAGATCGCCCGCGTACTTCTTGAAGCCAATAATTATCGGGTTCTGCTTGTGGACATCGACCCCGACGGGGGAGAGAAGGCACAGAAGACCCTGTCGGAGCGCTTTGGTTCCGGCCGGGTCGATTTTATTGCTGCGGATGTCGCGTCAGAGACAGAGGTTGAACTGGCGGTTTCCCGCTGCAAATCCGCTTTTGGGGGTGTGTCCCTGCTGGTGAATAATGCTGCCGTCAGGAAGCCATCCCCCCCGGCGGACCTGAGTATAGAAGACTGGAACCGGGTTCTCGCGGTCAATTTGACAGGTCCCTTTCTGATGAGCCGTCAGTGTATCCCCATGCTCCGGGCTTCCCGGGGATCTATCGTCAATATCTGTTCAACCAGGGCCTTCATGTCGGAGCCGGGCACCGAAGCCTACTCCGCCAGCAAGGGCGGACTTGCCTCCCTAACCCACGCCCTGGCCGTCAGCCTCGGACCGGAGGTCCGGGTCAATTCCATCAGTCCGGGGTGGATAAACTCCGCGGGTGAGTCCCTTTCGCTGGAGGACAACCGTCAGCATCCGGCGGGACGGGTCGGGGTTCCCCGGGACGTTGCCTCCCTGGTGGCGTATCTTGCTTCTGACCAGGCGGGTTTCATTACCGGCCAGAATTTCGTTGTCGACGGTGGAATGACCCGCAGGATGATATACGTCGATTAG
- a CDS encoding ATP-binding protein — MILKPLDREARQTAARLSKKLARAFLNFPMLKENDRLLVALSGGKDSLSMLYLLTRLQKSWKTPFYIKALHIRSDFSGCSADERMEEIIDSWGVDYEILDVPIRGRLKPGRSLNCYWCSTQRRMELLRYAEAHDFGVIALGHHQDDVLETLLMNMAYKGEISTMMPVMKYDRYPQRVIRPLCYIKEREIVEFAELMGFSTYATSCPYGQTSKRLEARKALELLASRGEYVKDKMFESMSRVNLDYLPVQDGPEVPSAG; from the coding sequence ATGATTCTGAAGCCTCTTGATCGGGAAGCCAGGCAGACTGCAGCCAGACTGTCAAAAAAGCTCGCCCGTGCCTTTCTTAACTTTCCAATGCTGAAGGAAAACGATCGTCTCCTCGTTGCCCTCTCGGGAGGAAAGGACAGTCTCAGCATGCTCTATCTTTTGACCAGACTGCAGAAATCCTGGAAAACACCGTTTTATATAAAAGCCCTTCATATCCGGAGCGATTTCAGCGGCTGTTCGGCGGATGAACGAATGGAGGAGATCATTGATTCCTGGGGTGTTGATTACGAAATTCTGGATGTACCCATAAGGGGACGCTTGAAACCGGGACGAAGCCTGAACTGCTACTGGTGTTCCACCCAGCGGAGGATGGAACTGCTGCGCTACGCCGAGGCCCATGATTTCGGCGTTATAGCCCTGGGGCATCATCAGGACGACGTCCTGGAGACCCTGCTTATGAATATGGCCTATAAAGGCGAAATCTCCACCATGATGCCGGTCATGAAATACGACAGGTATCCCCAGCGGGTAATCCGTCCCCTGTGCTATATAAAGGAGCGGGAGATTGTAGAGTTCGCGGAACTCATGGGTTTCTCCACCTATGCGACAAGCTGCCCCTACGGGCAGACCTCGAAACGTCTGGAAGCCAGAAAAGCCCTGGAGCTTCTTGCCTCCCGGGGTGAGTATGTAAAGGATAAAATGTTTGAATCAATGAGCAGGGTCAATCTCGACTACCTGCCGGTTCAGGATGGACCGGAAGTCCCTTCCGCCGGATAA
- a CDS encoding TRAP transporter large permease: protein MIELSAEIVAFLMLGGVFALVLTGYPIAFVIGSVSFFVGLVVFGPTTTFHILYSRFYDLSLNYPYLAVPLFTFMGVVLQHSGITRDLYTSLYEALGRVRGGLLIVTIVFGTVLAACLGVIAASVTILTLIALGPMIERGYDRSLASGSIVAAGTLGILIPPSIMLVVYGPQAGLSIGQMFMGAVFPGLILSGLYILYVMIRCQLNPALGPAIPEDQITPFSMKKMVRLMKALLPPVLLIMAVLGTIFSGIAPPTEAAAMGCTAALILAIVYRKFSWQLIKHASLETLRVSAFVVMIAALCYAFVGIFMNAGAGDVVADMIMAVPGGRWASFFVIMLIVFLLGLFIEWIGIVFIIVPIFSPILVELGFNPLWAGMMICINLQMAFQTPPMAMSIFVMKGTAPPETGVTMAHIIKGVIPFVMIIMFTLLLCTIFPGIITWLPEKMIGAAM from the coding sequence TTGATTGAATTAAGCGCGGAAATAGTCGCATTTTTAATGCTCGGCGGTGTATTCGCTCTGGTCTTAACCGGGTATCCCATCGCCTTCGTAATTGGAAGCGTGTCGTTCTTTGTCGGTCTTGTTGTTTTCGGCCCGACGACGACATTTCACATTCTCTACAGCAGGTTCTACGATCTTTCCCTGAATTATCCTTATCTGGCGGTACCTCTCTTTACCTTTATGGGAGTGGTGCTCCAGCATTCGGGAATAACCAGGGACCTGTATACAAGCCTGTATGAGGCTCTGGGCAGGGTCAGGGGCGGACTGCTTATAGTCACCATAGTCTTCGGGACGGTCCTGGCTGCCTGTCTCGGGGTAATCGCCGCATCCGTTACAATACTTACCCTGATCGCCCTGGGGCCGATGATCGAGCGCGGGTATGACCGTTCTCTTGCCTCGGGATCAATTGTGGCGGCGGGGACCCTGGGTATTCTTATACCGCCGAGCATCATGCTGGTTGTATACGGTCCCCAGGCGGGATTATCCATCGGCCAGATGTTCATGGGCGCTGTCTTTCCCGGACTGATCCTTTCCGGGCTCTACATTCTCTATGTCATGATCCGTTGTCAGCTGAATCCGGCTCTGGGCCCTGCAATTCCCGAAGACCAGATTACCCCCTTCTCCATGAAGAAGATGGTCCGTCTCATGAAGGCCCTGCTTCCTCCGGTCCTGCTCATTATGGCGGTACTGGGTACCATATTCTCCGGAATAGCTCCTCCCACTGAGGCTGCGGCGATGGGATGTACGGCTGCGCTTATCCTTGCCATAGTCTACCGCAAATTCAGCTGGCAGTTGATTAAACATGCCTCTCTGGAAACACTGCGGGTATCCGCTTTCGTCGTCATGATAGCGGCCCTCTGTTATGCCTTTGTCGGGATCTTCATGAATGCCGGAGCCGGAGACGTTGTGGCGGACATGATCATGGCTGTTCCCGGCGGCCGCTGGGCGTCCTTCTTCGTGATCATGCTGATAGTCTTTCTGCTGGGACTGTTTATCGAGTGGATCGGTATCGTCTTTATCATTGTACCCATCTTTTCTCCAATCCTTGTGGAGCTGGGCTTCAACCCCCTCTGGGCGGGGATGATGATCTGTATAAACCTGCAGATGGCTTTTCAGACTCCCCCCATGGCTATGTCGATTTTTGTCATGAAGGGAACGGCTCCGCCTGAGACGGGAGTGACCATGGCTCACATTATCAAGGGTGTAATCCCCTTTGTTATGATCATCATGTTTACCCTTTTGCTTTGTACTATTTTCCCTGGTATAATTACCTGGCTGCCTGAAAAGATGATCGGAGCGGCAATGTAA
- a CDS encoding GAF and HD-GYP domain-containing protein: protein MSGDYRADAEKLLDVITLDSELNKIKDVDILLERILTEARRVVQADAGSIYIKKADKLAISYAQNASLQRKLPKGNKLIYKFFEVPIDKKSISGYVAATGELLNISDVYELPEGAPYGYNKKYDQLSGYRSCSMLTIPLKTNNNDLLGVIQFINKIGCDGVICPFTREDEILVTHFAANVTVALQRAQMTRAILLRMISMAELRDPKETGPHVNRVAGFSVEIYEKWALNHGVSEDEIQRNRDNLRMAAMLHDVGKVAISDLILKKPARFNDEEYEIMKTHTLSGAKLFVDNHSELDDIAREIVLTHHENWDGSGYPGYVDIMTNKPLGRRKKVVGRKGTEIPLFGRIVAIADVYDALRSKRVYKEAWSEDDVLSEMRSMRGTKFDPELVDIFFEVLPSIQTIAEKYADKE, encoded by the coding sequence ATGAGCGGGGATTACCGCGCTGATGCAGAAAAACTATTGGATGTAATAACCCTTGATTCCGAACTGAACAAGATCAAGGATGTCGATATCCTCCTGGAGCGGATCCTCACGGAAGCCCGTCGGGTTGTGCAGGCCGATGCCGGCTCTATTTATATAAAGAAGGCGGATAAGCTTGCCATATCCTATGCACAGAATGCCAGCCTGCAGCGCAAACTGCCCAAGGGGAACAAGCTTATTTACAAGTTTTTTGAGGTTCCCATCGACAAAAAATCCATATCCGGGTATGTCGCTGCCACCGGAGAACTGCTGAATATCAGCGATGTCTATGAGCTCCCCGAAGGGGCACCCTATGGGTATAACAAAAAGTACGACCAGCTTTCGGGGTACCGTTCCTGTTCCATGCTCACTATCCCTTTGAAAACGAACAATAACGATTTACTGGGGGTTATCCAGTTCATAAACAAGATCGGATGTGACGGGGTTATTTGTCCCTTTACCCGGGAGGACGAGATCCTGGTTACCCATTTCGCAGCCAATGTTACGGTGGCGCTGCAGAGGGCCCAGATGACCAGGGCCATTCTGCTGCGCATGATCAGTATGGCGGAGCTGCGGGACCCCAAGGAGACCGGACCCCATGTTAACCGGGTCGCCGGATTTTCGGTGGAAATCTATGAGAAGTGGGCCCTGAATCATGGTGTCTCGGAGGACGAGATACAGCGGAACCGGGATAACCTGCGTATGGCTGCCATGCTCCACGATGTGGGTAAAGTCGCGATCAGTGATCTCATTCTGAAAAAACCCGCCCGCTTCAACGATGAAGAGTACGAAATCATGAAGACCCATACCCTGAGCGGGGCAAAACTCTTTGTGGATAATCACTCGGAACTGGATGATATCGCAAGGGAAATCGTCCTCACCCATCATGAAAACTGGGACGGTTCCGGGTATCCGGGATATGTGGATATCATGACCAATAAACCATTAGGACGAAGAAAAAAGGTCGTCGGCAGAAAAGGCACGGAAATCCCCCTCTTCGGCCGTATTGTGGCAATTGCCGATGTCTATGACGCCCTTCGGTCCAAAAGGGTATATAAAGAGGCCTGGTCGGAGGATGACGTTCTCAGTGAGATGCGCAGCATGAGGGGAACCAAGTTCGATCCCGAGCTTGTGGATATTTTCTTCGAGGTATTGCCTTCCATCCAGACCATCGCCGAGAAGTACGCCGACAAGGAATAG
- a CDS encoding Hsp33 family molecular chaperone HslO gives MKHIEIEDPKLLAHLEQLPEDGLDIFILDEERDNAVRGAVLNATALVNAMRSAHELGILESLILGQAYIGSLLMTRSLKGTGRLNLEIGCAGPVAGLSVEATAAGDVRGYLKQVPIPVEAPLESFDTSPFFGPGILTVQRFADNSDVPFTGNTDLYYGNIGEDIARYYLVSEQTRTSVSVSMKFDREGRIIGAGGLFIEALPGASDSFLEDIQKRISSMDSIGETIAGGTANLEILESIFTGCRMEKMEHRSVRFHCPCSRERFKGFIRSMKLEDLNDIARKGPFPLVTQCHNCNSTYTFSRDEIRELLDSRNGSGRKEY, from the coding sequence ATGAAGCATATCGAAATAGAAGACCCGAAGCTGCTTGCCCACCTGGAACAGCTTCCTGAAGACGGTCTGGACATATTCATTCTGGACGAAGAACGGGACAATGCGGTGCGTGGAGCCGTTCTGAACGCCACCGCCCTCGTCAACGCAATGCGGAGTGCCCATGAACTGGGAATTCTGGAATCCCTTATCCTGGGCCAGGCCTATATAGGCTCTCTGCTCATGACCCGAAGCCTTAAGGGTACAGGACGGCTGAATCTGGAGATTGGCTGTGCAGGGCCCGTGGCGGGACTTTCCGTGGAAGCCACAGCTGCGGGGGATGTCCGGGGATACCTGAAGCAGGTACCGATCCCGGTGGAAGCGCCTCTGGAGAGCTTCGACACCTCCCCTTTCTTTGGTCCGGGGATTCTCACGGTACAGCGTTTTGCTGACAACAGCGACGTGCCTTTTACCGGAAATACGGATCTCTATTACGGAAACATCGGAGAGGATATTGCCCGTTATTACCTGGTCTCCGAACAGACACGGACATCCGTCTCGGTGAGCATGAAGTTTGACAGAGAGGGGAGAATTATCGGGGCGGGCGGTCTGTTTATCGAGGCCCTGCCCGGTGCTTCGGACAGTTTTCTTGAAGACATTCAGAAAAGAATATCCTCCATGGATTCAATCGGGGAGACAATCGCCGGGGGAACCGCAAATCTTGAAATTCTCGAATCAATCTTTACGGGATGCCGCATGGAAAAAATGGAACACCGCAGTGTCCGTTTCCACTGTCCCTGCTCCCGGGAACGCTTTAAAGGTTTTATCCGGTCCATGAAACTGGAAGACCTGAATGATATTGCCCGGAAGGGCCCGTTTCCCCTGGTAACCCAGTGCCACAACTGTAACAGCACATACACGTTTTCCCGGGATGAGATTCGGGAACTGCTGGACTCGAGGAACGGCAGCGGGCGGAAGGAATACTAA
- a CDS encoding M50 family metallopeptidase, whose protein sequence is MRRSGFTLIHFLLLILLTGAIWLFWEFPALLPIRIIADLLYDSGRALSVVISGGRIDSVSAGLESGFTIAVSGGAEGLTVIAGYAGAMVLGFLLLLTSTVFRFDKLVTMLLGVGLVILSLVFASVGLTMVYAVIFGIALFLIGFLLPGILNDLVLKLFGMLGIFYVLFDIRGDLINPSGHISDATRMAGYLFGTPVLWTLLWAAAGLIVFLLIVRLVSGKSSRSERRGGRYSRRDY, encoded by the coding sequence ATGAGGCGAAGCGGCTTTACTTTGATTCATTTTCTGTTGCTGATTCTTTTAACCGGCGCAATCTGGCTGTTCTGGGAGTTTCCTGCTTTGCTCCCGATAAGGATTATTGCAGACCTTCTGTATGACAGCGGGAGAGCCCTGTCCGTGGTGATCAGTGGCGGCAGAATAGACTCCGTCAGTGCGGGACTGGAATCCGGGTTCACCATAGCTGTGAGCGGAGGAGCGGAAGGATTGACTGTTATCGCAGGTTATGCCGGAGCCATGGTTCTCGGTTTTCTCCTTCTTTTGACTTCCACAGTTTTCCGTTTTGACAAGCTTGTGACCATGCTGCTGGGGGTTGGACTCGTTATTCTCTCCCTTGTTTTTGCCTCCGTGGGACTTACAATGGTGTACGCGGTTATCTTTGGTATCGCGCTCTTTTTAATCGGGTTTCTTCTTCCGGGAATTCTGAACGATCTTGTACTGAAACTCTTCGGGATGCTGGGAATTTTTTATGTTCTATTTGATATCCGGGGAGATCTGATTAATCCTTCAGGTCATATTTCCGATGCCACCCGTATGGCCGGGTATCTTTTTGGAACCCCCGTTCTGTGGACCCTCCTCTGGGCAGCCGCGGGACTGATTGTTTTTCTTCTCATCGTCAGGCTTGTAAGCGGAAAGTCCTCCCGGTCTGAACGAAGGGGAGGACGATATTCCCGAAGGGATTACTAG